In one window of Rhizobium sp. ACO-34A DNA:
- a CDS encoding peptidase M15 — MRSAIRVMLACLMTLTTQVDVNAGETRKNRTATLKQHDYTAAYTLQRIGVRASCFPLGLRIILAHISRQTGRRLIITSGHRPHSGRSQHTRCYAADFRIPGVSERRILAAAASAPGIGGIGRYCNGLVHVDIGPKRRWAYCGRGGSKGSLANFKPRRKS, encoded by the coding sequence ATGCGCTCAGCCATTCGCGTCATGCTTGCCTGCCTTATGACGCTCACCACGCAAGTCGACGTCAACGCCGGGGAAACGCGGAAAAACCGGACCGCTACACTGAAACAGCACGACTATACGGCCGCCTACACGCTGCAGCGGATCGGCGTACGGGCCAGTTGTTTTCCCTTGGGTCTCAGGATCATTCTCGCCCATATCTCCAGACAGACCGGGCGTCGACTGATCATCACCTCAGGGCACCGACCCCATTCCGGCCGGTCGCAGCATACACGCTGCTATGCCGCGGATTTCCGGATACCCGGCGTTTCCGAAAGGCGGATCCTCGCGGCCGCGGCCAGCGCGCCCGGTATCGGCGGCATCGGCCGGTATTGCAACGGCCTCGTGCATGTCGACATAGGGCCCAAGCGCCGCTGGGCCTACTGCGGCAGGGGCGGCAGCAAGGGCAGCCTCGCCAACTTCAAGCCGCGAAGGAAGTCTTGA
- a CDS encoding extradiol dioxygenase: MTGQSVFLVTIVVDDYDRAKAFYCGCLGFECLEDKDLPDAKRWVVVKPRSGEGAALLLAQADGEAELAAIGCQTGGRVGFFLKTDDFARDHAAFVAAGVSFLEAPRYEPYGTVAVFRDLYGNRWDLIEHAA; encoded by the coding sequence ATGACTGGTCAGTCTGTCTTTCTCGTTACCATCGTCGTCGACGATTATGATCGCGCCAAGGCGTTCTATTGCGGTTGTCTGGGCTTCGAATGCCTTGAGGACAAGGATCTGCCGGACGCCAAACGGTGGGTCGTGGTGAAGCCTCGGAGCGGCGAGGGCGCGGCCCTGCTGCTGGCGCAAGCGGACGGCGAGGCCGAGCTTGCCGCGATTGGTTGCCAGACGGGCGGACGCGTCGGTTTCTTCCTGAAGACGGATGATTTTGCCCGCGATCACGCGGCCTTCGTTGCTGCTGGTGTGAGCTTCCTCGAAGCGCCGCGATACGAGCCTTACGGCACGGTCGCCGTTTTCCGAGACCTTTACGGAAACCGCTGGGATCTCATAGAACACGCGGCTTGA
- a CDS encoding tryptophan--tRNA ligase: MGEFKPLVFSGVQPTGNLHLGNYLGAIRKFVALQENNDCIYCVVDLHALTAQLVHEDMASQIRSITAAFLASGIDPKSHIVFNQSAVPQHAELAWIFNCVARIGWMNRMTQFKDKAGKDREQASLGLYAYPSLMAADILVYRATHVPVGEDQKQHLELTRDIAMKFNLDFMEHIRRAGQGIDITVGDEPVHAYFPMVEPLIDGPAPRVMSLKDGTKKMSKSDPSDLSRVNLMDDAETISKKIRKAKTDPDALPSETEGLKGRPEADNLVGIFAALADKSKEDVLKDFGGQQFSVFKPALVELAVDVLSPISAEMRKLMADPAHIDSILRDGGERARARAEKTMNEVRDIIGFVK, from the coding sequence ATGGGTGAGTTCAAGCCGCTGGTTTTCTCCGGCGTTCAGCCGACCGGCAACCTTCATCTCGGTAATTATCTCGGCGCCATCAGAAAGTTCGTGGCCCTGCAGGAAAACAACGATTGCATCTATTGCGTCGTCGACCTGCACGCGCTGACCGCGCAGCTCGTTCACGAAGACATGGCCAGCCAGATCCGCTCGATCACGGCGGCCTTCCTGGCAAGCGGCATCGACCCGAAGAGCCATATCGTCTTCAACCAGTCGGCTGTGCCGCAGCATGCGGAACTCGCCTGGATCTTCAATTGCGTCGCCCGTATCGGCTGGATGAACCGCATGACGCAGTTCAAGGACAAGGCCGGCAAGGACCGCGAGCAGGCCTCGCTCGGTCTTTACGCCTATCCGAGCCTGATGGCGGCGGACATCCTGGTTTACCGCGCCACCCATGTTCCGGTGGGCGAGGACCAGAAGCAGCACCTTGAGCTGACCCGCGATATCGCCATGAAGTTCAATCTCGACTTCATGGAGCATATTCGCCGCGCTGGCCAGGGCATCGACATCACCGTCGGTGACGAGCCCGTGCATGCCTATTTCCCGATGGTGGAGCCATTGATCGATGGCCCGGCGCCGCGTGTCATGAGCCTGAAGGACGGCACCAAGAAGATGTCGAAGTCGGATCCGTCCGATCTCTCACGCGTCAACCTGATGGACGATGCCGAGACGATCTCGAAGAAGATCCGCAAGGCGAAGACCGATCCCGACGCGCTTCCGAGCGAGACCGAGGGCCTGAAGGGCCGCCCGGAAGCCGACAACCTCGTCGGCATCTTTGCGGCGCTGGCCGACAAGTCGAAGGAAGACGTGCTGAAAGACTTCGGCGGCCAGCAGTTCTCGGTCTTCAAGCCGGCTCTGGTGGAGCTTGCTGTTGATGTTCTGTCGCCGATCAGCGCTGAAATGCGCAAGCTCATGGCGGACCCTGCGCACATCGACAGCATCCTGCGCGATGGCGGTGAAAGGGCACGGGCACGGGCCGAGAAAACCATGAACGAAGTCCGCGACATTATCGGCTTCGTGAAGTAA
- a CDS encoding universal stress protein UspA: protein MVSTRLSRLEGHRRKFMAVIDNTPECSRAVHYAGRRAKNSNGGLVLIYVIPEGDFQQWLGVEEIMRAEAREEAEAIMAKAAQTVRETIGIEPEIVIREGSSAAQINSLIEEDRDIAILVLAAGSTKEGPGPLVSMIAGRGAAFPIPVTVLPDSLTDEEIDALC, encoded by the coding sequence ATGGTTTCAACACGGCTTTCACGCCTTGAGGGTCACCGCCGCAAGTTCATGGCGGTGATCGATAATACGCCGGAATGCTCGCGCGCCGTGCACTATGCCGGACGCCGTGCGAAGAATTCCAATGGCGGCCTGGTGCTGATCTACGTCATTCCGGAAGGCGACTTCCAGCAATGGCTCGGCGTCGAGGAAATCATGCGGGCCGAGGCGCGTGAAGAGGCCGAGGCCATCATGGCGAAAGCGGCGCAGACCGTGCGCGAGACGATCGGCATCGAGCCCGAGATCGTCATTCGCGAAGGCAGTTCCGCAGCGCAGATCAATTCGCTCATCGAGGAGGATCGGGATATCGCCATTCTCGTTCTCGCGGCCGGTTCGACCAAGGAAGGCCCTGGTCCGCTCGTCTCGATGATCGCAGGACGCGGCGCTGCGTTTCCCATTCCGGTGACGGTGTTGCCGGATTCACTGACCGACGAGGAAATCGACGCTCTTTGCTAG
- a CDS encoding NifU family protein, producing MFIQTESTPNPATLKFLPGKVVMESGTAEFRDAASAAVSPLASRLFDVPGVTGVFFGYDFVTVTKDGPEWPHLKPAILGTIMEHFMSGAKVMGSGAAADEADTDGEFFEAGDENIVATIKELLETRVRPAVAQDGGDITFRGFKDGKVYLNMKGACSGCPSSTATLKHGVQNLLRHFVPEVQEVEAV from the coding sequence ATGTTCATCCAGACGGAATCCACGCCGAACCCGGCAACCCTGAAGTTCCTGCCGGGCAAGGTGGTGATGGAAAGCGGCACCGCCGAATTCCGCGATGCCGCGAGTGCCGCGGTTTCTCCGCTCGCCAGCCGGCTCTTCGACGTCCCCGGCGTCACAGGCGTTTTCTTCGGCTACGATTTCGTGACCGTTACCAAGGACGGCCCGGAATGGCCGCACCTGAAGCCTGCGATCCTTGGCACGATCATGGAACACTTCATGAGCGGCGCGAAGGTCATGGGATCCGGTGCCGCCGCCGATGAAGCCGATACCGATGGCGAATTCTTTGAGGCCGGTGACGAGAACATCGTCGCGACCATCAAGGAACTCCTCGAAACGCGTGTCCGCCCTGCCGTTGCCCAGGATGGCGGCGACATCACCTTCCGCGGTTTCAAGGACGGCAAGGTCTATCTCAACATGAAGGGCGCCTGCTCCGGCTGCCCGTCCTCGACCGCCACGCTGAAGCATGGCGTGCAGAACCTGCTCAGGCATTTCGTGCCGGAAGTGCAGGAAGTCGAGGCGGTCTGA
- a CDS encoding tRNA (adenosine(37)-N6)-threonylcarbamoyltransferase complex dimerization subunit type 1 TsaB, giving the protein MIVLAIDTAGVDCSAAIYDSSKDKLLGAATETLGRGHAEHLMRMIDEALAQSSLSLDDVERIAVTIGPGSFTGIRVGVATARGLALALGVEAVGVSTLSVLANAVGVTDTPVLAAMDAKREEIYLQPFSATGTPLGEPRIENLSGFAALAEDEAYRVVGSAEALLADPRAVTPPDHFPIGIVARLGAEAETTSPPKPLYLRGPDAKPQAGFAVART; this is encoded by the coding sequence ATGATCGTTCTGGCGATCGATACAGCGGGCGTGGATTGCTCCGCCGCGATCTATGACAGCAGCAAGGACAAGCTCCTGGGCGCCGCGACCGAAACCCTCGGTCGTGGTCATGCGGAGCATTTGATGCGTATGATCGACGAGGCGCTGGCCCAATCCTCGCTCTCCCTTGACGACGTCGAGCGTATCGCGGTCACGATCGGCCCGGGCTCGTTCACCGGTATCCGTGTGGGTGTCGCGACCGCGCGCGGTCTTGCGCTGGCGCTTGGTGTCGAAGCTGTCGGCGTTTCGACGCTTTCGGTATTGGCGAATGCGGTGGGGGTGACTGACACGCCTGTGCTCGCCGCCATGGATGCCAAGCGCGAGGAAATCTACCTTCAGCCGTTTTCGGCCACGGGCACCCCGCTCGGCGAACCGCGCATCGAAAACCTCTCCGGCTTTGCTGCTCTCGCTGAGGACGAAGCCTATCGTGTCGTGGGTTCGGCGGAAGCCCTGCTTGCCGATCCTCGGGCCGTCACGCCGCCGGATCATTTCCCGATCGGGATCGTGGCTCGCCTCGGCGCGGAGGCCGAAACGACGAGCCCGCCGAAACCGCTCTATCTGCGTGGCCCCGATGCCAAGCCGCAGGCAGGGTTTGCGGTTGCCAGAACATGA
- a CDS encoding ribosomal-protein-alanine acetyltransferase, whose translation MRDTYFSRQPEFEIVPMTAEHCAEVAELHTLRFARPWNDGEFLSLLLQPNSFGFVMRQTNTLIFKAPLAGFVLAREVAGEAEILTIAVSEKCARFGLGWRLMQAAMREARSRGGETMFLEVDDGNVPALGLYRKLGFEKAGERPAYYADEKGRRSSALVMRRDLR comes from the coding sequence ATGCGCGATACCTACTTTTCCCGTCAGCCCGAGTTCGAAATCGTCCCGATGACCGCGGAGCATTGCGCCGAGGTGGCCGAACTCCATACGCTGCGCTTTGCACGGCCGTGGAATGACGGGGAATTCCTGAGCCTGCTTCTGCAGCCGAACTCCTTCGGCTTCGTCATGCGACAGACCAATACGCTGATCTTCAAGGCGCCGCTTGCTGGTTTCGTGCTGGCCCGCGAGGTTGCCGGCGAAGCCGAAATCCTGACGATCGCCGTGAGTGAAAAATGTGCCCGCTTCGGTCTCGGATGGAGGCTGATGCAGGCGGCGATGCGGGAGGCGAGAAGCCGGGGCGGGGAAACCATGTTCCTGGAAGTCGATGACGGCAATGTGCCGGCCCTTGGCCTTTACCGGAAGCTCGGCTTCGAGAAGGCGGGAGAACGCCCGGCATATTATGCGGATGAAAAGGGGCGGCGGTCGTCGGCGCTTGTCATGCGGCGCGATCTTCGCTAG
- a CDS encoding transcriptional repressor produces MTDTPKSLEALCAERGMRMTEQRRVIARILEESEDHPDVEELYRRSVKIDSRISISTVYRTVKLFEDAGIIERHDFRDGRSRYETVPEEHHDHLIDLKNGDVIEFHSPEIEALQERIAREHGFKLVGHRLELYGVPIGKDEG; encoded by the coding sequence ATGACCGATACTCCGAAATCGTTGGAAGCGTTGTGCGCCGAGCGGGGCATGCGCATGACCGAGCAGCGCCGCGTCATTGCGCGCATTCTGGAAGAATCGGAAGATCATCCCGATGTCGAGGAACTTTACCGGCGTTCGGTGAAGATCGACAGCCGCATTTCCATCTCGACGGTTTACCGCACGGTGAAGCTCTTCGAAGATGCCGGCATCATCGAGCGTCACGATTTTCGCGATGGCCGCTCGCGCTATGAAACGGTTCCCGAGGAGCATCACGATCACCTGATCGACCTCAAGAACGGTGATGTCATCGAGTTTCATTCGCCTGAAATCGAGGCCCTGCAGGAACGTATCGCCCGCGAACACGGCTTCAAGCTCGTCGGTCATCGTCTGGAACTCTATGGTGTTCCGATTGGCAAGGATGAAGGCTGA
- a CDS encoding 1-acyl-sn-glycerol-3-phosphate acyltransferase: MINWLRIVVNMTILAIVTIVLAPIQVLALFFDWKLRRRLPRLWHRVACRMLGIRVHVHGAIDRRRPLMLAANHASWKDILVLGSLADVVFIAKTEVASWPVFGLLAKLQKSIFVVREERRRTGDQVNEIASRMADGEIVVLFPEGTTSDGNRVLEVKTSLFGAASVALPLAPRGVVHVQPVAIAYTRVQGLPMGRYHRPIAGWPGDITLLPHLIGILKAGALDVDVSFGETYDYADGSNRKHLAAFVESRMRRMLLGHLRGRPVRDL, from the coding sequence TTGATCAACTGGCTGCGCATTGTCGTCAACATGACCATTCTGGCGATCGTGACGATCGTCCTTGCGCCCATTCAGGTTCTTGCTCTTTTCTTCGACTGGAAGCTGCGTCGGCGTCTGCCGAGGCTTTGGCATCGCGTCGCCTGTCGCATGCTGGGCATCCGCGTCCATGTTCACGGTGCGATCGATCGCCGCCGTCCCCTGATGCTCGCCGCCAACCACGCGTCGTGGAAGGACATTCTGGTTCTGGGGTCGCTCGCCGATGTTGTCTTCATTGCCAAGACGGAGGTGGCTTCCTGGCCGGTCTTCGGTCTTCTGGCAAAGCTACAGAAGAGCATTTTCGTGGTCCGCGAGGAGCGGCGCCGCACCGGCGATCAGGTAAACGAGATCGCCTCCCGCATGGCGGATGGCGAGATCGTCGTGCTCTTCCCGGAGGGCACAACATCCGACGGGAATCGCGTGCTGGAGGTCAAGACCTCGCTTTTCGGCGCGGCATCCGTTGCCCTGCCGCTCGCTCCGCGAGGGGTCGTGCATGTCCAGCCGGTGGCGATCGCCTATACCCGTGTGCAGGGCCTGCCGATGGGCCGCTATCATCGCCCGATTGCCGGCTGGCCGGGCGACATTACCCTCCTGCCGCATCTCATCGGCATATTGAAAGCCGGTGCCCTCGATGTGGATGTCAGCTTCGGCGAGACCTATGATTACGCGGATGGCAGCAATCGCAAGCATCTGGCGGCCTTCGTGGAAAGCCGCATGCGCAGGATGCTTCTCGGCCACCTGCGCGGTCGTCCCGTACGGGACCTGTGA
- a CDS encoding tRNA (N6-isopentenyl adenosine(37)-C2)-methylthiotransferase MiaB, which yields MTQDIAISSASELPAAGATTASRKVFIKTYGCQMNVYDSGRMTDALAAEGYVATEEMEEADLVLLNTCHIREKAAEKVYSALGRLRETKKARAAEGREFMIGVAGCVAQAEGEEISRREPAVDVVIGPQTYHRLPQALKRARTGERVVDTEYALEDKFEHLPDPKKAKTGPRNVTAFLTVQEGCDKFCTFCVVPYTRGSEVSRPLAQIVGEAEKLVATGVRELTLLGQNVNAWHGVDAAGQELGLGDLLYRLAEIPGLARLRYTTSHPRDMDDRLIEAHRDLRMLMPYLHLPVQSGSDRILKAMNRRHKAAEYIALIERIRAARPDIALSGDFIVGFPGETDEDFEATLELVRKVGYAQAYSFKYSTRPGTPGADLPDQVPEDVKTERLARLQDLLLRQQHEFARSLIGETIDLLLEKPGRLPGQLIGRSPWLQSVNVDAKSSQIGDIINVRITAAGPNSLFAEVAES from the coding sequence ATGACCCAGGACATCGCCATTTCTTCAGCATCCGAGCTGCCGGCCGCCGGAGCAACCACAGCATCGCGCAAGGTCTTCATCAAGACCTACGGCTGTCAGATGAACGTCTACGACTCCGGCCGCATGACCGATGCGCTGGCAGCCGAAGGCTATGTCGCGACCGAGGAAATGGAAGAGGCAGACCTCGTCCTGCTCAACACCTGTCATATCAGGGAAAAGGCGGCCGAGAAGGTCTATTCCGCGCTTGGCCGCCTGCGTGAGACCAAGAAGGCGCGTGCTGCCGAAGGTCGCGAGTTCATGATCGGCGTTGCCGGTTGCGTTGCTCAGGCCGAAGGCGAGGAAATCTCTCGCCGTGAACCGGCCGTCGACGTGGTGATCGGGCCGCAGACCTATCATCGCCTGCCGCAGGCCCTGAAACGCGCCCGCACCGGCGAGCGCGTGGTCGATACCGAATATGCGCTGGAAGACAAGTTCGAGCACCTTCCCGATCCGAAGAAGGCAAAGACCGGCCCGCGCAACGTCACCGCGTTCCTGACCGTGCAGGAAGGCTGCGACAAGTTCTGCACCTTCTGTGTCGTTCCCTATACGCGCGGCTCGGAGGTTTCCCGGCCGCTTGCGCAGATCGTTGGGGAAGCGGAAAAGCTCGTTGCCACGGGCGTGCGCGAGCTCACCCTGCTGGGCCAGAACGTCAATGCCTGGCATGGCGTCGATGCCGCGGGACAGGAGCTCGGCCTCGGCGATCTTCTTTATCGGCTGGCGGAAATTCCCGGCCTTGCCCGCCTGCGCTACACCACCAGCCATCCCCGCGACATGGACGACCGGCTGATCGAGGCGCACCGCGATCTGAGGATGCTGATGCCCTATCTGCATCTGCCGGTGCAATCCGGCTCCGACCGTATCCTGAAAGCGATGAACCGCCGCCACAAGGCTGCCGAGTACATCGCCCTCATTGAGCGCATCCGTGCCGCCCGCCCCGACATCGCGCTATCAGGCGACTTCATCGTCGGCTTCCCCGGCGAAACGGACGAGGACTTCGAGGCGACCCTCGAACTGGTCCGCAAGGTAGGTTATGCACAGGCTTATTCGTTCAAATATTCGACCCGCCCGGGCACGCCCGGAGCCGATCTGCCGGACCAGGTTCCGGAGGACGTAAAGACCGAAAGGCTTGCGCGGCTGCAGGATTTGCTGCTTCGGCAGCAACATGAATTTGCCCGCTCCTTGATCGGCGAGACAATCGACCTACTTCTGGAGAAGCCGGGACGGTTGCCGGGACAGCTGATCGGACGCTCTCCATGGCTGCAGTCTGTGAATGTTGATGCAAAGTCATCGCAAATCGGTGACATTATAAATGTACGAATCACCGCAGCCGGCCCAAACAGCTTGTTTGCCGAGGTGGCAGAGAGTTAG
- a CDS encoding phosphate starvation-inducible protein PhoH, producing the protein MNAQEVISSPSRNTRTAATDANHFILTFENNRFASELFGQFDQHLKLLEQRLHIDARARGNSVSISGDLVATNQARRALDFLYARLQSGGTVEISDVEGAIRMAVAADDQLSLPTMERKAKLTMAQISTRKKTIAARTPTQDAYMRALERSELVFGVGPAGTGKTYLAVAHAAQLLERGLVDRIVLSRPAVEAGERLGFLPGDMKEKVDPYLRPLYDALYDMIPGDKVERAITAGVIEIAPLAFMRGRTLSNAAVILDEAQNTTSMQMKMFLTRLGENARMIVTGDPSQVDLPRGVTSGLVEALQILKGVEGVSVVRFKDVDVVRHPLVGRIVKAYDAQYAVHEESEKIDR; encoded by the coding sequence TTGAACGCACAAGAAGTGATTTCTTCACCTTCGCGCAACACCCGAACCGCTGCGACCGACGCCAATCACTTCATCTTGACGTTCGAGAACAATCGCTTCGCCAGCGAACTGTTCGGTCAATTCGATCAGCACCTGAAATTGCTGGAGCAGCGTCTTCATATCGACGCGCGGGCCCGCGGAAACTCCGTATCCATCTCAGGTGATCTGGTCGCCACCAATCAGGCGCGCAGGGCTCTCGATTTCCTCTATGCCCGGCTTCAGAGCGGCGGCACGGTGGAAATTTCCGATGTGGAAGGGGCTATCCGCATGGCGGTTGCCGCCGATGATCAGCTGTCTCTGCCGACGATGGAGCGCAAGGCCAAGCTGACCATGGCGCAGATCTCCACGCGCAAGAAGACGATCGCTGCTCGTACGCCGACACAGGACGCCTATATGCGGGCGCTGGAACGCTCCGAACTGGTCTTCGGCGTTGGTCCGGCCGGTACCGGCAAGACCTATCTCGCCGTGGCGCACGCCGCCCAGTTGCTGGAGCGCGGTCTGGTCGATCGCATTGTGCTGTCCCGCCCGGCTGTTGAAGCCGGTGAACGTCTTGGCTTCCTGCCCGGCGACATGAAGGAAAAGGTCGATCCGTATCTGCGGCCGCTCTATGACGCCCTCTACGACATGATCCCGGGCGACAAGGTGGAGCGGGCAATCACCGCCGGCGTCATCGAAATCGCGCCGCTGGCCTTCATGCGTGGCCGTACGCTTTCCAACGCTGCCGTCATCCTCGACGAGGCCCAGAACACCACGTCGATGCAGATGAAGATGTTCCTGACCCGTCTCGGCGAAAATGCCCGGATGATCGTGACGGGCGACCCGAGCCAGGTGGACTTGCCGCGTGGCGTGACTTCCGGTCTGGTCGAGGCTCTGCAGATCCTCAAGGGGGTCGAGGGTGTTTCGGTCGTGCGCTTCAAGGATGTCGATGTCGTGCGCCATCCTCTGGTCGGACGTATTGTAAAGGCTTATGATGCCCAGTATGCGGTGCACGAGGAAAGCGAAAAGATCGACCGTTGA
- a CDS encoding rRNA maturation RNase YbeY, whose protein sequence is MQLLDIQISIETEGWPTEEVLEVMASRVLGMAADFLRDEEKQPFPGMPVEVSLVFCDDDTIQDINAEWRNQDKPTNVLSFPAFPLVPGGKPGPMLGDIIIARETVAREAADLGKSFEEHLTHLMVHGFLHLFGYDHMEVQEAERMESLETRILASLGLSDPYAGQDPL, encoded by the coding sequence ATGCAGTTACTGGACATACAGATCTCGATTGAAACGGAAGGCTGGCCAACGGAAGAGGTGCTGGAGGTCATGGCCTCCCGTGTGCTCGGCATGGCGGCGGATTTCCTGCGCGACGAGGAAAAGCAGCCCTTCCCCGGCATGCCGGTGGAGGTCTCGCTGGTCTTCTGCGACGACGATACCATTCAGGATATCAACGCAGAATGGCGCAACCAGGACAAGCCGACCAACGTGCTGTCCTTTCCGGCGTTCCCCCTCGTGCCGGGCGGTAAGCCCGGCCCGATGCTGGGCGATATCATCATCGCGCGCGAAACCGTGGCGCGCGAAGCGGCCGATCTCGGCAAGAGCTTCGAGGAGCACCTGACGCATCTTATGGTGCATGGTTTCCTGCATCTCTTCGGTTATGATCACATGGAAGTGCAGGAGGCGGAAAGAATGGAGTCGCTTGAGACTCGCATTTTGGCGTCACTTGGCTTATCTGATCCCTATGCGGGGCAGGACCCGCTTTGA